CCTCGGTCGCACGGGTTTATCTGAAGCGGGGCCAAGGCACCATTCGCATCAACAACCGCTTGATCGACGATTACTTCGGGCGTGAGACCGCGCGGATGATCGTGCACCAACCCTTTCACGTGACCCGGACGCTGGGCGACTTCGACATCGTCGCCAACGTCAAGGGTGGTGGAATCTCGGGTCAGGCCGGTGCCATCCGGCATGGCATTACCCGGGCGTTGGTGCAGGTGGACGAGGCTTACCGCACGCCGCTGAAAAAGGCCGGTTACGTGACGCGTGACCCCCGTGCCGTGGAGCGGAAAAAATACGGCAGGCACAAGGCGCGCAAGCGGCCGCAGTTCTCCAAGCGCTGATCCGTCTACTCCGACCCGGCGTAGAGAAACAGGCTCAGGGAACCCATCACCATGTTGGGCAACCAGGCCGCCACCCAGGGCTGAATCGCCCCCGCCCTCCCCAGAGAGACGCAGAAGCCCAGCAGCACCCAGTACGAGAAGCCGATGACGGCGCTGAGTGCGAGACTCAGGGCGATGCTGTCTTTCCGCCCCGGTTTCACGGCAAGCGCCAGGGCCAGCAGGATGGTGATGGGGATTACCAGTGGAACCGCCACCTTCGTGTGCAAGTTCACCGTGTCGCGCAGGGTGTCGACTCCCTTCCGCCGCAGGCTTCGAATTCGCTCTCGCAACTCTCCGTAGCTGAACTCGTCGGGCGAGCGTGTGAACACGTGGAAGTCGTCGGGGCGTTCGTTCAGCGGCAACCTGCCATCGAGAGAATGCCTCTCCACGGTACCGTCGGCGAGAAACCGCCATTCGGCGCCGCCCTCCGGGACCCATCGGTCTCCATCCCACAACGCCGCGGGCGACTCGATCAGCCCCGCGAGCGTGAATCGTGGCGTGGTCCGGTAGATCGACAGACCGCGCAGTCTCCCCGCCTCCGCGTCGAAGTCGTCCGCGCGTATGAAGGAATCTCCGCTGCGGATCCAGATCTGCTTGTCGTGGAAGACCGACTGAAGCTGTGCTTGCCGCACCTTGACGTCGTAGACGAACTTGGCATTGCGGGTGGCGAGTGGAACCGTGGTCTCGTTCCAGAGAAACGTTCCGGCACTGATGGCGAGGCTGGCCACGAGCAACGGAACGGTGATCCGGTGCAGGCTGATGCCGCATGCTCCCAGGGCCACGAGCTCGTTCTGACGCGCCAGCGCACCCAGGCTCAGGAAGGCGGCGAATAGCGCGGCGAAGCCGATGCTGCGGGATATCAGCAAGGGCAGCCGGTAGAGAAAGAACTGGACGGCGTTTGACCAGGTCGCGTCGTTGCCCATCAGGTTGTCGACGCGGCCGAACACGTCGGCCATCAGATGCAACAGGATGACGACGACCAGCGTCGCGCAAAAGGCACTCACGAACCTGCGCAGCAGATAGATGTCGAGCGTGCTTCCGAACGCTGGTGCCGACAGACGGTCCGTGAGGAAGATCATAGGGACCGGTTTCCTACACCTTGGGCCGTCCCGCCGCCACCCGGCCGCTCCCGCGAAGCCGGGTCCCCGCGCCAACACTGAACGGCGACGGCGCATCCATGAGCGTTCGGATGAACAGCCAGACCGCGATGCACCCCACCACGAGGTTGGGAAGCCACAGCGCCAGCGCGGCCGGAATCTTGCCGTTCTCCCCCACGGCGGTGCCGACGGCGAACAGGGCATAGTAGGCGAACAGCCAGGCGA
The nucleotide sequence above comes from Deltaproteobacteria bacterium. Encoded proteins:
- the rpsI gene encoding 30S ribosomal protein S9, encoding MAEDLIYATGRRKTSVARVYLKRGQGTIRINNRLIDDYFGRETARMIVHQPFHVTRTLGDFDIVANVKGGGISGQAGAIRHGITRALVQVDEAYRTPLKKAGYVTRDPRAVERKKYGRHKARKRPQFSKR
- the lptG gene encoding LPS export ABC transporter permease LptG, with the translated sequence MIFLTDRLSAPAFGSTLDIYLLRRFVSAFCATLVVVILLHLMADVFGRVDNLMGNDATWSNAVQFFLYRLPLLISRSIGFAALFAAFLSLGALARQNELVALGACGISLHRITVPLLVASLAISAGTFLWNETTVPLATRNAKFVYDVKVRQAQLQSVFHDKQIWIRSGDSFIRADDFDAEAGRLRGLSIYRTTPRFTLAGLIESPAALWDGDRWVPEGGAEWRFLADGTVERHSLDGRLPLNERPDDFHVFTRSPDEFSYGELRERIRSLRRKGVDTLRDTVNLHTKVAVPLVIPITILLALALAVKPGRKDSIALSLALSAVIGFSYWVLLGFCVSLGRAGAIQPWVAAWLPNMVMGSLSLFLYAGSE